In the Euphorbia lathyris chromosome 5, ddEupLath1.1, whole genome shotgun sequence genome, one interval contains:
- the LOC136228831 gene encoding OBERON-like protein, protein MGTSSGSNIDHQPASKMLPPRQQPRPGGLQTSLSLVTSDPRLSPDAPEPRSNSDNIRESPTESASSRETWPTADAVMAKKMENGKTENDCPEQSVIRRVSSADKISLRDIARERVDIISERMHRLPDEFLEALKNGFRAILEGNGGSQHREEFLILQKLVQSRSDLTAKTLIRAHRVQLEILVAINTGIQAFLHPSISLSQTSLIEVFVFKRCRNIACQNQLPADDCTCEICTNRNGFCNLCMCVICNKFDFEVNTCRWIGCDLCSHWTHTDCAIRDGQICMGPSVKNGAAPTEMLFRCRACNRTSELLGWVKDVFQHCAPAWDREALMRELDFVSRIFRGSEDSRGRKLFWKCDELIDKMKGGLADSTACRVILMFFQELEVDSSKSLENGDGGRLIAPQEACNRIAEVVQEAIRKMEMVADEKMRMFKKARMSLEACDRELEEKAKEVSELKLDRQKKKVQVEELERIVRLKQAEADMFQLKANEAKREAERLQRIALAKTDKSEEEYASSYLKLRLSEAEAEKQYLFEKIKLQESSRASQSSGGADPSQVLAYSKIHDLLNGYNGPSKSELQPNERHHFRTNP, encoded by the exons ATGGGAACATCATCTGGTTCTAACATAGACCACCAGCCTGCATCAAAAATGTTACCTCCACGTCAGCAACCCCGGCCAGGAGGACTACAAACATCTCTATCCCTGGTTACCTCAGATCCTCGCTTGTCTCCTGATGCCCCGGAACCCAGATCAAACTCAGATAATATTCGTGAGTCCCCTACTGAGAGTGCTAGTTCTAGAGAAACATggcctactgctgatgctgtCATGGCAAAGAAGATGGAAAATGGAAAAACAGAAAACGATTGCCCTGAACAGTCTGTCATTCGACGTGTATCTAGTGCTGATAAGATATCTCTTCGTGACATAGCTAGAGAGCGGGTTGATATTATTTCGGAAAGGATGCATCGCTTGCCTGATGAGTTTCTAGAAGCACTAAAGAATGGATTTCGAGCTATACTTGAAGGCAATGGTGGTTCACAACATAGAGAGGAATTTTTGATTTTGCAGAAGCTTGTTCAGAGTAGATCTGATTTGACAGCTAAGACATTAATTAGAGCACATAGAGTGCAGCTTGAGATCCTTGTTGCAATAAATACTGGAATTCAAGCATTTTTGCATCCAAGCATAAGTCTTTCCCAAACATCTCTCATTGAGGTCTTTGTTTTCAAGAGATGCAGAAATATAGCATGTCAAAATCAACTTCCAGCAGATGATTGCACTTGCGAAATATGTACCAATAGAAATGGTTTTTGCAATTTGTGCATGTGTGTGATCTGTAACAAGTTTGATTTTGAAGTCAATACTTGTCGTTGGATAGGATGTGATCTGTGTTCTCATTGGACTCACACTGATTGTGCTATTCGCGATGGACAAATTTGCATGGGCCCCTCAGTGAAGAATGGAGCGGCCCCGACTGAAATGCTTTTTAGATGCCGTGCTTGCAATCGGACATCTGAGCTCCTTGGGTGGGTAAAAGATGTTTTCCAACATTGTGCACCAGCATGGGACCGAGAGGCTTTAATGAGAGAACTTGATTTTGTGAGCAGAATCTTCCGTGGAAGTGAAGACTCTAGAGGCAGGAAACTTTTTTGGAAATGTGATGAACTTATTGATAAAATGAAGGGTGGACTTGCAGATTCAACGGCCTGCAGAGTAATTCTGATGTTTTTCCAAG AACTTGAGGTAGACTCTTCAAAGAGTTTGGAAAATGGAGATGGTGGAAGACTGATAGCCCCTCAGGAAGCATGTAACCGAATTGCTGAAGTGGTACAAGAGGCCATAAGGAAGATGGAGATGGTGGCTGATGAGAAGATGAGAATGTTTAAGAAAGCACGAATGTCGCTCGAGGCTTGTGATCGAGAACTGGAGGAAAAGGCCAAGGAAGTGTCAGAACTCAAGCTGGACAGGCAAAAGAAGAAGGTACAAGTAGAAGAGCTAGAGAGAATTGTTAGGCTTAAGCAGGCAGAGGCTGATATGTTCCAGCTGAAAGCCAACGAGGCAAAACGTGAAGCTGAGAGGCTGCAGAGGATTGCTCTTGCTAAGACTGACAAATCAGAGGAAGAATATGCCAGCAGTTACCTCAAGCTTCGTCTTAGTGAAGCTGAAGCCGAGAAGCAGTATCTATTTGAGAAGATCAAGCTGCAGGAGAGTTCGCGTGCATCACAAAGCAGTGGTGGAGCAGACCCTTCGCAGGTGTTAGCATATTCTAAAATTCATGACTTGCTCAATGGCTACAATGGTCCCTCGAAATCTGAATTGCAGCCAAATGAGCGCCACCATTTCAGGACAAATCCCTGA